Proteins encoded by one window of Mercenaria mercenaria strain notata chromosome 4, MADL_Memer_1, whole genome shotgun sequence:
- the LOC123551344 gene encoding arylacetamide deacetylase-like, with protein MALFIYKALFGIGVIVALAAFYARPVYPETASNRGLKTFSGLAFKFIGVLSHIGGYFGLSPLNSTRSMLNILTFMDKKSPNVERYTTTMDGVEVIVFKPAGHTDDLRPGIVHYHGGGWVLMSPDMYAAFSEQVVEESGSVLVSVNYRLAPEHLYPIPLEDCLTATRYFLRHARDYGVDENLIGIKGDSAGGNFAMAVALKLSKEKDLPSLKFMSVDYPALQAFDFDLPCYKKYETGPGVLTKQVMIFYWLLYGFGHLEYYDMLYNNKHVNTELKDSIYAAYVSKDLLPTSIRNENQDKTSEKTNDKNSNEIKVPKEIIEKITDPLFAPLMASDEDLRLLPPTYIFNVEFDVLRDDGLIVAERLERVGVKVTKRFMSTEQHGYLNFVSRDKSIRQENIRFAKFLNETLKI; from the exons ATGGCGCTATTCATCTACAAAGCACTGTTTGGTATAGGGGTCATAGTAGCACTTGCAGCTTTCTATGCACGACCAGTCTATCCTGAAACTGCCAGCAACCGAGGGTTGAAGACTTTCAGTGGACTTGCCTTCAAATTCATCGGTgttttg AGTCATATTGGTGGATATTTTGGACTTTCGCCTCTTAACAGCACGAGATCAATGTTGAACATCTTAACTTTTATGGACAAGAAATCGCCCAACGTCGAG AGATATACAACGACAATGGATGGagtagaggtgattgtattcaagCCAGCTGGACATACGGATGACCTCCGTCCCGGAATAGTTCATTACCATGGTGGTGGATGGGTCCTTATGTCGCCAG ATATGTATGCCGCTTTCTCCGAGCAGGTCGTTGAAGAATCTGGAAGCGTTCTTGTCTCCGTAAA TTACAGGCTTGCCCCGGAACATCTTTACCCTATTCCTTTGGAAGACTGCTTGACTGCGACCAGATACTTTCTTAGACATGCAAGAGACTACGGAGTAGATGAAAATCTGATCGGCATTAAAG GCGACAGTGCTGGTGGAAATTTTGCTATGGCTGTTGCCCTCAAACTTTCGAAAGAAAAGGACTTACCAAGTCTTAAATTCATGTCCGTAGATTATCCAGCCCTTCAAGCATTTGACTTCGACCTGCCCTGTTACAAGAAGTACGAAACTGGACCCGGCGTGCTAACAAAGCAAGTAATGATTTTCTACTGGCTTCTCTATGGGTTTGGTCACCTGGAGTATTACGATATGCTTTACAACAATAAACATGTAAACACTGAACTAAAAGACTCAATATACGCAGCTTACGTCAGCAAAGACCTTTTGCCAACCAGTATAAGAAACGAAAATCAGGATAAAACATCGGAAAAGACAAATGATAAAAACAGCAATGAGATTAAAGTACCAAAGGAAATAATAGAGAAAATTACAGATCCACTGTTTGCCCCTTTAATGGCTTCCGATGAAGATCTTCGCCTGCTTCCTCCCACCTACATATTTAACGTAGAATTCGACGTTCTAAGAGATGATGGTCTAATTGTTGCCGAACGACTTGAACGAGTCGGGGTGAAAGTTACCAAAAGGTTTATGTCTACAGAGCAGCACGGATATCTTAATTTTGTTTCGCGGGATAAAAGTATACGACAAGAAAACATACGTTTTGCTAAGTTTTTGAATGAGACACTAAAAATATGA